The following coding sequences lie in one Candidatus Methylomirabilota bacterium genomic window:
- a CDS encoding diguanylate cyclase has protein sequence MRRAALLVVPGMFLPLAALVALAPALPGSAAVALRAAPLAVFGGGALLGLLIGRARLVLAVVVLALADYALVHVGGRAVFNAVAVLLPVNLVVIAWLGEESLISARGASRLGVILLQAAVIAILLQTAQAAVAAWLERPLVTANLVAWTALPQPALVAFAAALGLMLILLLVDKRPFTSGAGWTLVASLLALDGASAGRPARVHLVTAGLMLLTGAAWERPRVAYPDDVTGLPGRLALNEALRRLRRRYALARTEIDDYVRFREEHGADAAQRMLRLVAEALTKVGGRGRVFCVGTNAFAVVFRGRSAAEAARHLDAVRRAVEAATLDVRVSKRPPADRHARPAVAERTLSVTISVGVAQSTDRGADSHQVLQAAERALDRAKLAGLNRVSA, from the coding sequence GTGAGACGGGCCGCTTTGCTCGTCGTTCCGGGAATGTTCCTGCCGCTGGCGGCCCTGGTGGCGCTCGCCCCGGCGCTTCCAGGCTCGGCGGCCGTCGCCCTGCGCGCGGCTCCGCTGGCGGTCTTCGGAGGTGGTGCGCTGCTCGGGCTTCTCATCGGACGCGCACGACTCGTCCTCGCGGTCGTCGTCCTCGCCCTCGCCGACTACGCGCTCGTCCACGTGGGTGGTCGCGCCGTCTTCAACGCGGTCGCGGTGCTGCTGCCGGTGAACCTCGTCGTCATCGCGTGGCTCGGCGAGGAGAGCCTCATCAGCGCGCGCGGCGCGTCGCGGCTGGGGGTGATCCTCCTCCAGGCCGCCGTCATCGCGATCCTTCTGCAAACCGCGCAGGCCGCCGTCGCCGCGTGGCTCGAGCGGCCGCTGGTGACCGCGAACCTGGTCGCCTGGACGGCCCTCCCGCAACCCGCCCTCGTCGCGTTCGCCGCCGCGCTGGGCCTGATGCTGATCCTGCTCCTCGTGGACAAGCGCCCGTTCACCTCGGGGGCGGGATGGACTCTGGTCGCCTCACTTCTCGCGCTCGACGGGGCCAGCGCCGGCAGGCCGGCGCGCGTCCACCTCGTCACGGCCGGGCTGATGCTCCTCACCGGCGCCGCGTGGGAGCGGCCACGCGTCGCCTATCCCGACGACGTGACCGGCCTGCCCGGGCGCCTCGCCCTCAACGAGGCGCTCCGCAGGCTGCGCCGACGCTACGCGCTGGCGCGCACGGAGATCGACGACTACGTCCGGTTCCGCGAAGAGCACGGTGCCGACGCCGCCCAGCGCATGCTGCGGCTCGTCGCCGAGGCCCTCACGAAGGTCGGCGGGCGCGGACGCGTATTCTGCGTCGGCACGAACGCGTTCGCCGTCGTTTTTCGAGGCAGGTCGGCGGCGGAGGCCGCCCGCCACCTCGACGCCGTTCGGCGCGCCGTCGAGGCGGCGACGCTCGACGTGCGGGTGTCCAAGCGGCCCCCGGCGGATCGGCACGCGCGTCCGGCCGTCGCCGAACGGACCCTCTCGGTGACGATCAGCGTCGGCGTCGCTCAATCTACGGATCGCGGCGCCGATTCTCACCAGGTCCTCCAGGCCGCCGAGCGGGCGCTCGACCGCGCCAAGCTGGCCGGCCTGAACCGCGTCTCCGCATAG